The Pseudomonas extremaustralis genome contains a region encoding:
- a CDS encoding DUF1328 domain-containing protein, with amino-acid sequence MLSWAITFLIIAIVAAVLGFGGIAGTATGIAKILFVVFLVMFIASFFFGRRGRG; translated from the coding sequence ATGTTGAGTTGGGCAATCACATTTCTGATCATCGCCATTGTGGCTGCTGTCCTGGGCTTCGGTGGTATCGCGGGCACCGCCACGGGTATCGCTAAGATTCTCTTTGTCGTCTTCCTGGTGATGTTTATCGCATCGTTCTTCTTCGGTCGTCGCGGCCGAGGCTGA
- the algB gene encoding sigma-54-dependent response regulator transcription factor AlgB has protein sequence MGSAKELQGRILLVDDESAILRTFRYCLEDEGYTVATANSAAQADALMQRQVFDLCFLDLRLGEDDGLVVLAQMRIQAPWMRVVIVTAHSAVDTAVDAIQAGAADYLVKPCSPDQLRLATAKQLEVRQLSARLEALEGEVRQPKDGLDSHSPSMMAVLETARQVAGTDANILILGESGTGKGELARAIHGWSKRAKKSCVTINCPSLTAELMESELFGHSRGAFTGASESTLGRVNQADGGTLFLDEIGDFPLTLQPKLLRFIQDKEYERVGDPVTRRADVRILAATNLNLEDMVRDGRFREDLLYRLNVITLHLPPLRERSEDILTLADRFLARFVKEYARPARGFSDDAREALLNYRWPGNIRELRNVVERASIICPQEKVEIIHLGMAEQPTNNAPRIGAALSLDELEKAHIGAVLATSDTLDQAARTLGIDASTLYRKRKQYNL, from the coding sequence ATGGGATCAGCCAAGGAACTTCAAGGCCGCATTCTTTTAGTGGATGACGAATCCGCAATCCTGCGCACCTTCCGTTATTGCCTGGAAGATGAAGGCTACACCGTCGCCACCGCCAACAGCGCCGCCCAGGCCGATGCGCTGATGCAGCGCCAAGTGTTCGACCTGTGCTTCCTTGACCTGCGCCTGGGTGAAGACGATGGCCTGGTGGTGCTGGCGCAGATGCGCATCCAGGCCCCCTGGATGCGCGTCGTGATCGTGACGGCCCATTCGGCGGTCGATACTGCGGTGGACGCGATACAGGCGGGCGCCGCCGACTACCTGGTAAAACCCTGCAGCCCCGACCAACTGCGCCTGGCCACCGCCAAGCAGCTGGAGGTGCGCCAACTCTCCGCGCGCCTGGAAGCCTTGGAAGGCGAAGTGCGTCAACCAAAAGACGGCCTCGACTCTCATAGCCCGTCGATGATGGCGGTGCTGGAAACCGCGCGCCAGGTGGCGGGCACCGACGCCAACATCCTGATCCTGGGCGAGTCCGGTACCGGTAAAGGCGAACTGGCTCGCGCCATTCACGGTTGGAGTAAACGGGCGAAGAAATCCTGCGTGACCATCAACTGTCCATCGCTGACAGCAGAACTGATGGAAAGCGAGCTGTTCGGCCATAGCCGCGGCGCTTTTACCGGTGCCAGCGAGAGCACCTTGGGCCGCGTCAACCAGGCCGACGGCGGTACATTGTTTCTCGACGAGATCGGCGATTTTCCCCTCACACTGCAACCTAAGTTGCTGCGTTTTATCCAGGACAAGGAATACGAGCGCGTGGGCGACCCGGTCACCCGCCGCGCCGATGTGCGCATCCTCGCCGCCACCAACCTGAACCTGGAGGACATGGTGCGCGACGGCCGCTTCCGCGAAGACCTGCTCTATCGCCTCAATGTCATCACCTTGCACCTGCCGCCGCTGCGCGAACGCAGCGAAGACATACTGACCCTCGCCGACCGCTTCCTGGCGCGCTTCGTCAAGGAATACGCGCGACCGGCACGCGGCTTCAGTGATGACGCCCGCGAAGCGCTGCTGAACTATCGCTGGCCGGGCAATATCCGCGAGCTGCGCAACGTGGTGGAACGCGCCAGCATTATCTGCCCTCAGGAAAAAGTCGAAATCATCCACCTCGGCATGGCCGAGCAACCGACCAACAACGCCCCGCGCATCGGCGCCGCACTGAGCCTGGACGAACTGGAAAAAGCCCACATCGGTGCGGTGCTCGCCACCAGCGATACCCTGGACCAGGCAGCTCGCACCCTCGGTATCGACGCGTCGACCCTGTATCGCAAACGCAAACAGTACAACCTGTGA
- a CDS encoding ATP-binding protein: MKLAMTLRTRLFLSISALITVALLGLILGLVSVMQMAKTQESLIRSNFTTLDLGLKLRQSLGDQLMMMLEQRPDPEALNVAKQHYFDLLDQGVAHEQRNGQGIGFSQARGEYQNLLEAFDQSQQPSPPPGSKEKLTETFNVLRNSLIDEHKQALENISNSEHKSRERALLIAGLLGLVGLAVLIIGFVTAHGIARRFGGPIEALAKAADKIGQGDFEVTLPISSAAEMNQLTRRFGIMAEALRQHQATNIDELLAGQQRLQAVLDSIDDGLLMIDREGRLEHLNPVAQRQLGWDEDRLGQGLGEALVRPELDEQLRLVLRGGNLERAPDDLEVEVEGELRLLTYSLTPVSHTQGHILGAVMVLHDVTEQRAFERVRSEFVLRASHELRTPVTGMHMAFGLFRERAKFPADSREADLLDTVNEEMQRLMQLINDLLNFSRYQNGLQKLTLGPCDVIDLLEHARARFLEQANTQHIELLVEAQSDLPRLYADQPQLERVLDNLLGNALRHTAEGGQIRLQARRHGERVIISVEDNGEGIAYGQQGRIFEPFVQVGRKKGGAGLGLALCKEIVQLHGGRMGVYSRPGQGTQFYMALPL; this comes from the coding sequence ATGAAGCTAGCGATGACACTGCGCACTCGATTGTTCCTGAGTATCTCAGCGCTGATTACCGTCGCCCTGCTCGGATTGATCCTCGGTCTGGTGAGCGTCATGCAGATGGCCAAGACCCAGGAGTCCTTGATTCGCAGCAACTTCACCACCCTGGACCTGGGGCTCAAGCTGCGCCAGAGCCTGGGCGACCAGTTGATGATGATGCTGGAGCAGCGCCCCGATCCTGAGGCGCTGAACGTCGCCAAGCAGCACTACTTCGACCTGCTGGACCAAGGTGTCGCCCACGAACAGCGCAATGGGCAGGGCATCGGTTTCAGCCAGGCCCGAGGCGAGTACCAGAATCTGCTGGAAGCGTTTGACCAATCCCAGCAACCGTCGCCGCCACCGGGCAGCAAGGAAAAACTCACCGAAACCTTCAACGTACTGCGCAACAGCCTGATCGACGAACACAAGCAGGCGCTGGAAAACATCAGCAACAGCGAACACAAGTCCCGCGAACGCGCGTTGCTGATCGCCGGTCTGCTGGGTTTGGTGGGGCTCGCGGTGCTGATCATCGGATTTGTCACCGCCCATGGCATCGCCCGGCGGTTTGGCGGACCGATCGAAGCGCTGGCCAAGGCCGCGGACAAGATCGGGCAGGGCGACTTCGAAGTGACGCTGCCGATCTCTTCGGCGGCCGAAATGAACCAACTGACCCGTCGCTTCGGCATCATGGCCGAGGCCCTGCGCCAACATCAGGCGACCAATATCGATGAACTGCTAGCCGGCCAGCAGCGCCTGCAAGCGGTGCTCGACAGCATCGATGACGGCCTGCTGATGATCGACCGCGAAGGCCGCCTGGAACACCTCAACCCCGTCGCACAGCGCCAACTGGGCTGGGATGAAGATCGTCTCGGCCAGGGATTGGGCGAGGCACTGGTGCGTCCGGAACTGGACGAACAACTGCGACTGGTGCTGCGTGGCGGTAACCTGGAACGGGCCCCCGATGACCTGGAAGTGGAAGTCGAGGGCGAACTGCGCTTGCTGACCTACAGCCTTACGCCCGTCAGTCATACCCAGGGACATATTCTCGGGGCGGTGATGGTGCTGCATGACGTCACCGAACAGCGCGCCTTCGAACGGGTGCGCAGCGAGTTCGTATTGCGCGCCTCCCATGAGCTGCGCACGCCGGTGACCGGTATGCATATGGCGTTCGGGTTGTTCCGCGAGCGGGCGAAGTTCCCCGCCGACTCCCGTGAAGCGGACTTGCTGGATACGGTCAATGAAGAGATGCAGCGCCTGATGCAGTTGATCAACGACTTGCTCAACTTCTCGCGCTACCAGAACGGCCTGCAGAAACTGACCCTGGGGCCGTGCGACGTCATCGACCTGCTTGAACACGCCCGTGCGCGCTTCCTGGAGCAAGCCAACACGCAACATATCGAACTGCTGGTAGAAGCCCAATCCGACCTGCCGCGGCTCTATGCCGATCAGCCGCAACTGGAACGGGTACTCGACAACCTACTGGGCAACGCCCTGCGCCACACCGCCGAAGGCGGGCAGATTCGCCTGCAGGCGCGTCGCCATGGTGAACGGGTGATTATCAGCGTCGAGGACAACGGCGAGGGTATTGCCTACGGACAGCAGGGACGGATCTTCGAGCCCTTCGTCCAGGTCGGTCGCAAGAAAGGCGGTGCCGGCCTGGGGCTGGCGTTGTGCAAGGAGATCGTGCAATTGCACGGCGGCCGCATGGGCGTGTATTCGCGGCCGGGGCAGGGCACCCAGTTCTATATGGCGCTGCCCCTTTAG
- a CDS encoding N-acetylmuramoyl-L-alanine amidase gives MKSLYFAFVFLLLSGCASGPRFDTRHPSVNYDNRVQFVVVHYTSASLDRSLALLTHGQVSSHYLIGDDASATIYKLVDESQRAWHAGESEWMGRTWLNSSSIGIEIVNPGYKDTPTGRLWYPYSEAQVKSLVVLLKDISKRNGIDPKNIIGHSDIAPLRKLDPGPLFPWKRLAAEGLGMWPEAQAVARFKAQYATELPSITWFQEELARLGYQTPQTGELDVATRHVIAAFQMHFRPSLFDGTPDAESAAILRALNRR, from the coding sequence ATGAAATCCTTGTACTTCGCCTTTGTTTTTCTCCTGCTCTCGGGCTGCGCCAGCGGCCCTCGATTCGATACCCGCCACCCCTCGGTGAACTACGACAACCGCGTGCAGTTCGTGGTCGTCCACTACACCTCGGCCAGCCTCGACCGCTCCCTGGCGCTGCTCACCCATGGCCAGGTCAGCAGCCATTACCTGATCGGCGACGACGCCTCCGCCACCATTTACAAGCTGGTTGATGAAAGCCAGCGCGCCTGGCATGCCGGGGAAAGCGAGTGGATGGGCCGCACCTGGCTCAACTCCAGCTCCATCGGTATCGAGATTGTGAACCCTGGCTACAAGGACACCCCGACCGGGCGCTTGTGGTACCCGTATTCAGAAGCGCAGGTGAAATCGTTGGTGGTGCTGCTCAAGGACATCAGCAAGCGTAATGGCATCGACCCCAAGAACATCATTGGTCACAGCGACATCGCGCCACTGCGCAAGCTGGACCCCGGTCCGTTGTTCCCCTGGAAACGCTTGGCTGCCGAAGGGTTGGGCATGTGGCCCGAGGCCCAGGCCGTTGCGCGCTTCAAGGCGCAGTACGCCACGGAGCTGCCGAGCATTACCTGGTTCCAGGAAGAGTTGGCCCGTCTGGGCTACCAGACCCCTCAGACCGGTGAGCTGGATGTTGCCACGCGTCACGTGATTGCCGCGTTCCAGATGCATTTCCGCCCGTCGCTGTTTGATGGCACGCCGGATGCCGAAAGTGCTGCGATCTTGCGGGCATTGAACCGGCGTTAA
- a CDS encoding GGDEF domain-containing protein, with protein MSDDAQRWKEKYLQSIEQQEKLERRWAARLDLLRRGLVRSTLAAEGTDRAVDQCMKEMREVVRTDDMDAALTALLPRLEKAVLDSEQRRETRVEQINTALTALVTQLQKLPLPREVARPLKTFAKQLDGRVSQAREIPLLLSELSGLQGQALNNLEPDGETTRPGPGLLQRLFGTKEVATETAASEPAPIPAPQPVAAKPVVEPQAPEQSEELALALRAFAPQPQAPVTPQPEPAAPANVGVASETFVYEAPAQVAPVEVPVAGVEPGKPEPQAEKTAPESALAAFIEAPVVQRDTPDETVIGSLSLPPVLEAQEPDPDELLSGGLYSLPDSPEPSYSSVAKHIEGTLLGLLEDLSLPERHRPQAEAMRERLAHGLNWYELLPILDDLAVLMLAVTDSGQHEFEAYLKQLNERLEAFQGHLQIASDDHADSRSAARELDTQIREQVDGMQSSVQEAADLDSLKHVLESHLEGLLGTMDEHQQQRDQREQEVAARLKGLAERVSNMEQEAQGYREHLEVQRQKALLDPLTGLPNRAAWSERLDQEVNLWHQRGNSLSLAMLDLDHFKRINDGYGHLAGDKVLKIIASVLRKRLRASDFIARFGGEEFVMLMPNSSLTDALAAGEVLRAAIEACPFHFKGEPVTITVSMGVAQFQPGERSDVALKRADAALYRAKAAGRNQVQAA; from the coding sequence ATGAGCGACGACGCCCAGCGCTGGAAAGAAAAATACCTGCAAAGTATCGAGCAACAAGAGAAGCTCGAACGCCGTTGGGCTGCCCGGCTCGACCTGCTGCGCCGTGGTCTGGTGCGCAGCACGCTGGCGGCTGAAGGGACCGACCGCGCGGTCGATCAATGCATGAAGGAAATGCGTGAAGTTGTCCGCACGGATGATATGGATGCGGCCCTTACCGCCTTGCTGCCGCGCCTGGAAAAAGCCGTGCTGGATTCGGAGCAGCGTCGCGAAACCCGTGTGGAGCAGATCAACACCGCGCTGACCGCCCTGGTCACCCAATTGCAAAAACTGCCGCTGCCACGTGAGGTCGCGCGGCCGCTGAAAACCTTTGCCAAGCAGTTGGACGGGCGAGTCAGCCAGGCCCGCGAGATCCCTCTGTTGCTCAGCGAGTTGAGCGGTCTGCAAGGGCAGGCGCTGAATAACCTGGAACCGGACGGCGAAACCACGCGCCCCGGTCCTGGGCTCTTGCAGCGCCTGTTTGGGACCAAGGAAGTGGCGACTGAGACGGCGGCAAGTGAGCCGGCTCCCATCCCGGCCCCGCAACCTGTCGCGGCCAAACCTGTCGTCGAGCCTCAGGCGCCCGAACAATCCGAGGAACTGGCACTCGCGCTGCGTGCCTTTGCGCCACAGCCTCAAGCGCCGGTTACCCCGCAGCCTGAGCCTGCAGCACCGGCCAATGTCGGGGTTGCCAGCGAAACGTTCGTCTACGAGGCCCCGGCTCAGGTGGCGCCGGTTGAGGTTCCCGTCGCAGGTGTCGAGCCCGGGAAGCCCGAGCCTCAGGCAGAGAAAACCGCGCCCGAGAGCGCCCTCGCCGCCTTTATCGAGGCACCTGTGGTTCAGCGTGATACGCCCGATGAGACGGTCATCGGCAGCCTGTCACTGCCTCCTGTGCTTGAGGCGCAGGAGCCTGACCCCGATGAGCTGCTATCCGGTGGCCTGTATTCTTTGCCCGATTCGCCGGAGCCTTCCTACAGCTCCGTGGCCAAGCACATCGAAGGTACCCTGCTCGGTTTGCTGGAAGACCTGTCTTTGCCTGAGCGCCATCGGCCCCAGGCCGAAGCCATGCGCGAGCGTCTGGCCCATGGTTTGAACTGGTACGAATTGTTGCCGATCCTCGATGACCTGGCGGTGTTGATGCTGGCCGTCACCGACAGCGGCCAGCATGAGTTCGAGGCGTATCTCAAGCAACTCAACGAGCGCCTTGAAGCGTTCCAGGGGCACTTGCAGATCGCCAGTGACGACCATGCCGACAGTCGTTCCGCCGCCAGGGAGCTGGATACGCAGATCCGCGAACAGGTGGATGGCATGCAAAGCAGCGTGCAGGAGGCTGCCGACCTGGACAGCCTCAAGCATGTATTGGAAAGCCATCTGGAAGGCTTGCTCGGCACGATGGACGAGCACCAGCAGCAACGAGACCAGCGCGAGCAGGAAGTGGCGGCGCGCCTGAAAGGGCTGGCCGAGCGCGTTTCCAACATGGAGCAGGAGGCCCAGGGTTATCGCGAGCACCTGGAGGTACAACGCCAGAAAGCACTGCTCGACCCGCTCACCGGCCTGCCAAACCGCGCAGCCTGGAGCGAGCGCCTCGATCAGGAGGTCAACCTTTGGCACCAGCGCGGCAACAGCCTGTCGCTGGCGATGCTCGATCTGGACCACTTCAAGCGCATCAATGACGGTTATGGCCACCTGGCCGGCGACAAGGTGCTGAAAATTATCGCCAGCGTGCTGCGCAAGCGTCTGCGCGCAAGCGACTTCATTGCGCGCTTCGGCGGTGAAGAGTTTGTAATGTTGATGCCCAACTCATCGCTGACGGATGCGCTGGCCGCGGGCGAGGTGTTGCGCGCGGCGATCGAAGCGTGCCCGTTTCACTTCAAGGGGGAGCCGGTGACGATCACCGTGTCCATGGGGGTGGCGCAGTTCCAGCCGGGAGAACGCAGCGATGTGGCACTCAAGCGTGCCGACGCGGCGTTGTATCGGGCCAAGGCTGCGGGGCGCAACCAAGTGCAGGCGGCTTAA
- a CDS encoding endonuclease/exonuclease/phosphatase family protein: MRRWRTERVVGLRDPQVNEHHLESTGLAQDSRLRLLSFNIQVGISTEKYRHYLTRGWQHLLPHQGRADNLQKIGNLLNDFDLVALQEADGGSMRSGYINQVEHLAQLGAFPYWYQQLNRNLGRLAQHSNGVLSRLKPSAIEDHPLPGPKGRGAILVRFGEGPEALVVVMMHLALGARARTLQLAYIRELIGNYKHQVLMGDMNTHANDLLLNSPLRDLGLLAPQVEATFPSWRPQRCLDHILLSPTLTLESVQVLAQPISDHLPVAVEIRLPGSLSADALPALSPGPRGPLA; the protein is encoded by the coding sequence ATGCGCCGCTGGCGTACCGAACGCGTTGTCGGCCTGCGTGATCCGCAGGTCAACGAACATCACCTGGAATCCACGGGACTGGCGCAGGACAGTCGTCTGCGATTGCTCAGCTTCAATATTCAGGTAGGCATCAGTACCGAAAAATACCGGCACTACCTCACCCGTGGCTGGCAGCACCTGCTGCCCCACCAGGGGCGTGCCGACAACCTGCAAAAGATCGGCAACCTGTTGAATGACTTCGACCTGGTTGCCCTGCAGGAAGCCGACGGCGGCAGCATGCGCTCCGGCTATATCAACCAGGTGGAGCATCTGGCCCAACTGGGTGCCTTCCCCTATTGGTACCAACAACTCAATCGCAACCTCGGGCGCCTGGCGCAGCACAGCAATGGCGTGCTCAGTCGCTTGAAGCCATCGGCCATCGAGGATCATCCCTTGCCAGGCCCCAAGGGCCGGGGGGCAATCCTCGTGCGTTTTGGCGAAGGCCCTGAAGCCTTGGTGGTGGTGATGATGCACCTGGCGCTGGGTGCACGTGCCCGCACCCTGCAGCTGGCCTACATCCGCGAGCTGATTGGCAATTACAAGCACCAGGTATTGATGGGGGACATGAACACCCATGCCAACGACCTGTTGCTGAATTCCCCGTTGCGCGACCTTGGGCTCCTGGCACCGCAAGTCGAAGCCACGTTTCCCAGCTGGCGTCCGCAACGCTGTCTTGACCATATCCTGCTAAGCCCGACCCTCACGCTCGAAAGCGTGCAGGTTCTGGCGCAGCCCATCTCCGATCACCTGCCGGTCGCGGTAGAGATTCGTCTGCCGGGTTCGCTCTCGGCTGATGCATTGCCCGCGTTGAGCCCAGGCCCTCGCGGACCCCTTGCATGA
- the dsbA gene encoding thiol:disulfide interchange protein DsbA, giving the protein MRNLILSAALVTASLFGITAQAADVPLEAGKTYVELANPVAVSVPGKIEVVELFWYGCPHCYAFEPTINPWVEKLPSDVNFKRIPAMFGGAWDAHGQLFLTLEAMGVEHKVHNAVFDAIQKQGKRLTKPEDMADFVATQGVDKDKFLATFNSFAIQGQIKQAKELAQKYGVQGVPTMIVNGKYRFDLGTSGGPEQTLNVADQLIAKERAAK; this is encoded by the coding sequence ATGCGTAATCTGATCCTCAGCGCCGCTCTCGTCACTGCCAGCCTCTTCGGCATCACCGCACAAGCCGCCGATGTGCCGCTTGAAGCCGGTAAAACCTACGTTGAATTGGCCAACCCTGTTGCCGTATCGGTACCGGGCAAGATCGAAGTGGTGGAGCTGTTCTGGTACGGTTGCCCGCATTGCTACGCTTTTGAACCGACCATCAATCCATGGGTCGAAAAACTCCCTTCCGACGTGAACTTCAAGCGTATCCCTGCCATGTTCGGCGGCGCGTGGGATGCCCACGGCCAGTTGTTCCTGACCCTGGAAGCCATGGGGGTGGAGCACAAGGTCCATAACGCGGTATTCGACGCCATCCAGAAACAAGGCAAGCGTCTGACCAAGCCTGAGGATATGGCTGACTTCGTCGCTACCCAAGGTGTCGACAAGGACAAGTTCCTGGCCACCTTCAACTCCTTCGCCATCCAAGGCCAGATCAAGCAAGCCAAGGAGCTGGCGCAGAAGTATGGCGTGCAAGGCGTACCGACCATGATCGTCAACGGCAAATACCGTTTCGACCTGGGCACCTCCGGTGGTCCTGAGCAGACCCTCAACGTCGCCGACCAGTTGATCGCCAAAGAACGGGCAGCCAAGTAA
- a CDS encoding c-type cytochrome gives MNKLIVSLLLTLGITGAAVAAGDPVKGDATAGQAKAGVCGACHGLDGNSPAPNFPKLAGQGERYLTKQMHDIKSGKRVVLEMTGLLTNLSDQELADIAAYFSSQKGSVGAADPKQVARGQDLFRGGNLEKGMPSCIGCHSPNGAGLAEAGFPHLGGQHAQYVAKQLTDFREGNRTNDGDTKIMQSIAAKLSNKDIEAVSQYIQGLH, from the coding sequence ATGAACAAACTGATCGTGAGTCTGCTGTTGACCTTGGGCATCACCGGCGCTGCCGTCGCTGCAGGGGACCCTGTTAAAGGTGATGCCACTGCCGGTCAAGCGAAAGCCGGCGTATGTGGTGCCTGCCATGGACTGGATGGTAACAGTCCGGCACCGAACTTCCCTAAACTGGCCGGCCAGGGTGAGCGTTACCTGACCAAGCAGATGCACGACATCAAGAGTGGCAAGCGTGTGGTGCTGGAAATGACCGGTTTGCTGACCAACCTCAGCGACCAGGAACTGGCGGATATCGCCGCTTACTTCTCCAGCCAGAAAGGCAGTGTGGGAGCTGCTGATCCGAAACAAGTCGCACGTGGCCAGGATCTGTTCCGCGGCGGCAACCTGGAAAAAGGCATGCCTTCCTGCATCGGCTGCCACTCGCCTAACGGCGCAGGTCTTGCCGAAGCAGGCTTCCCGCATTTGGGCGGGCAACATGCGCAGTATGTCGCCAAGCAACTGACGGACTTCCGTGAAGGTAATCGCACCAACGACGGCGATACCAAAATCATGCAAAGCATCGCGGCCAAGCTCAGCAACAAAGATATCGAAGCTGTTTCCCAATACATCCAGGGCCTGCACTGA
- the yihA gene encoding ribosome biogenesis GTP-binding protein YihA/YsxC translates to MQLKNPILGLCQQSTFMLSAAKVDQCPDDEGFEVAFAGRSNAGKSSALNTLTHASLARTSKTPGRTQLLNFFKLDDDRRLVDLPGYGYAKVPIPLKLHWQRHLEAYLGGRESLKGLILMMDIRHPMTDFDLLMLDWAVASGMPMHILLTKADKLTYGAAKNTLLKVQAEIRKGWGDTITIQLFSAPKRLGLEEAYTVLADWMELADKGAQIAE, encoded by the coding sequence ATGCAACTCAAGAACCCCATCCTCGGCCTGTGCCAACAGTCCACCTTCATGCTCAGCGCCGCCAAAGTGGACCAATGCCCGGATGACGAAGGCTTTGAAGTCGCCTTTGCCGGTCGCTCCAACGCCGGTAAATCCAGCGCACTGAACACCCTGACCCACGCCAGCCTGGCGCGCACCTCGAAAACCCCGGGCCGCACGCAGTTGCTCAACTTCTTCAAGCTAGACGATGATCGGCGTCTGGTCGACCTGCCGGGCTACGGTTATGCAAAAGTACCTATCCCGCTGAAACTGCACTGGCAGCGTCACCTGGAGGCTTACCTCGGTGGCCGGGAGAGTTTGAAGGGGCTGATCCTGATGATGGACATCCGCCATCCAATGACCGACTTCGACCTGCTGATGCTCGACTGGGCCGTCGCCAGCGGCATGCCGATGCACATCCTGCTGACCAAAGCCGACAAGCTGACCTACGGCGCGGCCAAGAACACGCTGCTCAAGGTGCAGGCGGAAATCCGTAAAGGTTGGGGCGACACGATTACTATCCAGCTGTTCTCGGCTCCCAAGCGCCTGGGCCTGGAAGAGGCTTACACCGTGCTGGCCGACTGGATGGAATTGGCGGACAAGGGCGCGCAAATCGCGGAATGA